Proteins found in one Macadamia integrifolia cultivar HAES 741 unplaced genomic scaffold, SCU_Mint_v3 scaffold151, whole genome shotgun sequence genomic segment:
- the LOC122064037 gene encoding glutamic acid-rich protein-like, translating to MVVVSKNPRRADRLPKKKRRLDHKISASEDESILEEEGQEQEEPNILHVAEMKEFSEDESDLENEAAEDEEQEQGEEFLEDESASEYETAEDEEQEQEEGEGHGSRQDAEMEELEKEYSNLRNQQL from the exons ATGGTGGTAGTTTCAAAAAACCCAAGACGAGCAGATCGattacccaagaaaaaaagacGACTGGATCACAAAATCTCTGCTTCAGAAGATGAAAGCATCCTGGAG GAGGAGGGGCAGGAACAGGAAGAACCAAATATTCTACATGTTGCTGAAATGAAGGAATTTTCAGAAGATGAGAGTGACTTGGAAAATGAAGCA GCAGAGGACGAGGAGCAGGAACAGGGGGAGGAATTTTTGGAAGATGAGAGTGCCTCAGAATATGAAACA GCAGAGGATGAGGAGCAGGAACAGGAGGAGGGGGAAGGACATGGGAGCCGACAGGATGCTGAGATGGAGGAGCTTGAAAAAGAGTATTCAAATCTTCGTAACCAGCAGCTGTAA